The Pantoea eucalypti sequence TTGCCGCGTTAGGCTGGGTAAAACTGTTCTCGACCTGACGATAGATAATCTCGCGACCTGCAACCGGCAGACACTCATCCACATAGTCGCGATCCAGACAGATTTTGGTTTTGGTCGCACGGCCAATTAACTGCACATCCAGACCTTCCGCACGCAGTTGATCACGCAGCGCGGCGGCGGCCTGCTGCCACTCATCATCCAGCTTGCGATGATAGAGCAGTGAAATCACAATCTGATTGCTCATGGTTGACAGATAGTCGATCTGGAACAGCTTGTGACGCAGGGTGCGGTTATCACGGATCGCGGCGATCATCTTTGGCATCAGCTGATTGATCAGCTGGCTGGCTGCCGGGAACTGATCGACCCGGATCCGCTCGCGCGTCTGCTGATCAAAGATGATGTGATAGATATCATCACCGTCGTGCCACAGGCGGAATTCGGCGCGCATCCGATAGTGGCTGACCGGCGAACGGAACACCTCCACGTCGGGCGCAGCAAACGGCGTCATCATCGTCTCTAAACGACTGACTTTTTCCGCCAGCTGTGCGTCATAGTCTTCAATGGGGAGATGTTCGGGTGTCATGAGTAATCCTGATTAATAGCTTACCAGCGGGCGATTGTAGGCATTCACTTGCTGATGTCCAGTCCCACAGCGATAAGATATTTAGCAGTCTGGACTTCCGTATCTCCACTCCGTAGACTGCAGACGCCGGCCTCAAGCCCGAGTTAATAGGGAATCCAGTGTGAATCTGGAGCTGACGCGCAGCGGTAAGGAATGTCGTGATGAGTGCAATTGCAGACACTGTCCTCCGGGATGGGAAGTCATCATCATTTATGGTTCCCAGCCCGAAGACCTGCCGGTGTAACGTCGCTACTCGTACAATCATCGCGTTCTATTGATTGTCGGCCTGCGGCATCCTGCTTCGTCTTATGGATGCGATTAAAATGACAAAAAAAACTGCATCGCTGTTCGCTCTGAGCGCAACGGCGATTTCTCTCTGGGCGCAAAACGGTTTTGCGCAGGGGAATGATGATACGCAAATCGTTACTGCCAACCGTTTTGCCGAACCTGTTTCCGGGGTGCTGGCGCCGACAACCGTCGTCACGCGTGATGAGATTGATCGCTGGCAGGCCAAAAGTCTGACAGATGTGATGCGCCGTCTGCCGGGTGTCGATGTCGCGCAAAGCGGCGGGCTAGGGCAGCAGAGTTCGCTGTTTATTCGGGGTACTGAGTCCAGACATGTGCTGATCCTGATTGATGGTATCCGGCTTAATCAGGCGGGTATTACCGGTTCGTCCGACCTCAGCCAGATCCCCCTGTCGCTGGTGCAACGCATCGAATATATTCGCGGCGCACGTTCCGCGGTTTACGGTTCTGATGCCATTGGCGGCGTGGTGAATATTATTACGGGCCGTTCGCAACCGGGCACGACGCTGACGGCGGGCATGGGATCCAACGGCTATCAATCGTATGACGGCTCAACCCAGCAGATGCTGGGCGACGCGACAAAGCTTACCCTGGCAGGCAACTATACCTACACCAAAGGGTATGACGTGGTGGCGGGCTATCCCAATGACTATGGCCCGGCGCAGCACGATCGCGACGGCTTCATGAGCAAAACCCTGTATGGCAACCTTGAGCATCAGTTCAGCGATGAACTCAGTGGTTTTGTGCGCAGCTATGGCTTTGATAACCGCACTGCCTATGACGGGTCTTACACGTATGATGACAGCTTCACGAATATCATCGGCCTGGCGGATACCCGTCAGCTCTACAGCCAGACCTGGGACACCGGTTTACGCTTCAACCGCGACGTCTACTCCACCCAGCTTATTGCCAGTTATGGCCATACCAAAGACATTAACTACGATCCGCGCAATGGCCGCTACGGCGCTGCATCCACCTTTGATGATGTCACCCAGTACAATCTGCAGTGGGGCAATACCGTGCAGGTGGGGCAGGGCGCCGTCAGTGCGGGTGTTGACTGGCAGAAAGAGACAACGGAACCGGGCACGAACTATTTATCAGATGGCTATGAACAGCGTAATACCGGCCTCTACGTGACCGGGCAGCAACAGTTTGGCAGCGTCACTCTTGAGGGTGCGGTACGTGGTGACGATAACAATCAGTTCGGCTGGCATAACACCTGGCAGACGGCGGCGTCATGGGAGTTTATTTCCGGGTACCGCGCGTTCGCTTCGTATGGTACTGCTTTCAAAGCGCCTAATCTGTCGCAGGTATACAGCCCATTTTATGGCAACCGCGACCTCGATCCTGAAAAAAGTAAGCAGTGGGAAGGCGGCTTTGAGGGGCTGACCGGGCCGGTGAACTGGCGCGTGTCGGGCTATCGCAATGACATTGATGACCTGATTGAAGGCGATCCGCAGACCTTCCGCTACTACAACATTGAGAAGGCACGTATTAAAGGTGTTGAAGCCACCGCTGGATTCGATACCGGGCCGCTGACGCATCAGCTCTCATATGATTATGTCGATGCGCGGGATGGCAACACCGATCAACCGCTCGTTCGCCGGGCTAAGCAGCAGGTCAAGTATCAGCTTGACTGGACACTGCATGAGTTTGACTGGTCCGTGACTTATCACTATCTGGGCGACCGTTATGATACCGACTTCAACAGCACGCCCAGCCGTCGTGTGAAATTAGGCGGTGTCAGCCTGTGGGATCTCGCCGTCTCATATCCTGTCACTTCACAACTCACGGTTCGTGGTAGAATTGCCAACCTGTTCGATAAAGATTACGAGACAGTGTATGGCTATCAGACTCCAGGACGAGAGTATTACCTCAGCGGCAGCTACAACTTCTGATTTGCGTCCCACCGTGCTGGTGTTTGATTCCGGCGTCGGTGGGCTTTCTGTCTATGATGAGGTCCGTCAGCTGTTGCCGGATCTTCATTATCTCTACGCCTTCGATAACGCTGGATTCCCTTACGGCGAGAAAAGCGAAACCTTCATCGTGGAACGGGTGGTCGCTATCGTTGAGGCCATTACACAGCGTTATCCTCTCTCATTAGTCATCATCGCCTGCAATACAGCCAGCACGGTTTCATTGCCTGCTTTACGTGAACGCTTTGCGTTTCCTGTCGTGGGTGTGGTTCCGGCGATTAAACCTGCCGCGCGCCTGACGCGAAATGGTGTGGTCGGGTTGCTGGCGACGCGGGCTACAGTACGCCGTCCTTATACTCACGAGCTGGTGGCGCAATTCGCCGGGTCCTGCAACATCGAAATGCTGGGATCGGCGGAGCTGGTGGAACTGGCAGAAGCTAAGCTACACGGTGCTGAGGTTGCACTGGATGAGGTGCGCCGTATTGTTCAGCCGTGGCAGCGGATGGCTGAACCACCGGACACGGTTGTTTTAGGCTGTACGCACTTCCCTTTACTGCGCGAAGAGCTGCAGCAGGTGTTACCTGAAGGGACGCGTCTGATTGATTCCGGTGCGGCAATTGCCCGACGAACAGCCTGGCTACTGGAACATGAAGCGCCTGAAGTAAATTCTTCGCAACAGAACGTCGCATTCTGCACGGAGCTGGATGGTGAAGCGGTACAATTATCACCCGTTTTACAGCGTTATGGCTTCCCGTTGCTTGAAAAACTGGCGTTTTAGCGGCTTTTCGCTGAAAAAAGAAGCACTCGAAATTTTATTTGAAATTAGCACTTGTCAGCCTCCGAGAACTCCCTATAATGCGCCTCCACTGACACGGCACAACGGCTTACGAAGCGCCGGGTTGAGTAGGTTCGAAATCATACGAACCAGTGAGTTAAGCGAAAATAAATGCTTGACTGACAATGCGGAAAGCGTAATATACGCAGCCCGCGCCGCAGTAAATCGCGGCATGCTCTTTAACAATTTATCAGACAATCTGTGTGGG is a genomic window containing:
- the trmA gene encoding tRNA (uridine(54)-C5)-methyltransferase TrmA, yielding MTPEHLPIEDYDAQLAEKVSRLETMMTPFAAPDVEVFRSPVSHYRMRAEFRLWHDGDDIYHIIFDQQTRERIRVDQFPAASQLINQLMPKMIAAIRDNRTLRHKLFQIDYLSTMSNQIVISLLYHRKLDDEWQQAAAALRDQLRAEGLDVQLIGRATKTKICLDRDYVDECLPVAGREIIYRQVENSFTQPNAAMNIQMLEWALDVTQDSQGDLLELYCGNGNFSLALARNFRRVLATEIAKPSVASAQYNIAVNQIDNVQIIRMAAEEFTQAMNGVRSFNRLEGIDLTSYECETIFVDPPRSGLDEETVKMVQAYPRILYISCNPQTLSDNLQTLSETHDVTRLALFDQFPYTHHMECGVLLTRKA
- the btuB gene encoding TonB-dependent vitamin B12 receptor BtuB; the encoded protein is MTKKTASLFALSATAISLWAQNGFAQGNDDTQIVTANRFAEPVSGVLAPTTVVTRDEIDRWQAKSLTDVMRRLPGVDVAQSGGLGQQSSLFIRGTESRHVLILIDGIRLNQAGITGSSDLSQIPLSLVQRIEYIRGARSAVYGSDAIGGVVNIITGRSQPGTTLTAGMGSNGYQSYDGSTQQMLGDATKLTLAGNYTYTKGYDVVAGYPNDYGPAQHDRDGFMSKTLYGNLEHQFSDELSGFVRSYGFDNRTAYDGSYTYDDSFTNIIGLADTRQLYSQTWDTGLRFNRDVYSTQLIASYGHTKDINYDPRNGRYGAASTFDDVTQYNLQWGNTVQVGQGAVSAGVDWQKETTEPGTNYLSDGYEQRNTGLYVTGQQQFGSVTLEGAVRGDDNNQFGWHNTWQTAASWEFISGYRAFASYGTAFKAPNLSQVYSPFYGNRDLDPEKSKQWEGGFEGLTGPVNWRVSGYRNDIDDLIEGDPQTFRYYNIEKARIKGVEATAGFDTGPLTHQLSYDYVDARDGNTDQPLVRRAKQQVKYQLDWTLHEFDWSVTYHYLGDRYDTDFNSTPSRRVKLGGVSLWDLAVSYPVTSQLTVRGRIANLFDKDYETVYGYQTPGREYYLSGSYNF
- the murI gene encoding glutamate racemase; its protein translation is MAIRLQDESITSAAATTSDLRPTVLVFDSGVGGLSVYDEVRQLLPDLHYLYAFDNAGFPYGEKSETFIVERVVAIVEAITQRYPLSLVIIACNTASTVSLPALRERFAFPVVGVVPAIKPAARLTRNGVVGLLATRATVRRPYTHELVAQFAGSCNIEMLGSAELVELAEAKLHGAEVALDEVRRIVQPWQRMAEPPDTVVLGCTHFPLLREELQQVLPEGTRLIDSGAAIARRTAWLLEHEAPEVNSSQQNVAFCTELDGEAVQLSPVLQRYGFPLLEKLAF